A DNA window from Porphyromonas gingivalis ATCC 33277 contains the following coding sequences:
- a CDS encoding DUF1661 domain-containing protein: protein MARELKIFGTTAKKISRRFLRIYRPQSEHFRFVIHRRDRFYRIEIRERISVVQRFILISEVKRYGTLIEELIGLVGETFLRDLSAPTGSSWHTRQRRQSSQTGLISKG from the coding sequence TTGGCGCGAGAATTAAAAATTTTTGGAACCACAGCGAAAAAAATCTCGCGCCGTTTTCTCAGGATTTACAGACCACAATCCGAGCATTTTCGGTTCGTAATTCATCGAAGAGACAGGTTTTACCGCATTGAAATCAGAGAGAGAATATCCGTAGTCCAACGGTTCATCCTTATATCAGAGGTTAAAAGATATGGTACGCTCATCGAGGAGCTGATTGGCTTAGTAGGTGAGACTTTCTTAAGAGACCTATCGGCACCTACAGGAAGTTCATGGCACACAAGGCAAAGGAGGCAATCTTCGCAGACCGGACTCATATCAAAAGGATGA
- a CDS encoding DUF1661 domain-containing protein: MVPKIFNSRAKTKKFSRHVFTNADQVIFRTKTQNNSCLFS; encoded by the coding sequence GTGGTTCCAAAAATTTTTAATTCTCGCGCCAAAACGAAAAAATTCTCGCGCCACGTTTTTACGAATGCTGATCAGGTAATTTTCCGAACCAAAACGCAAAACAACTCCTGCCTTTTCAGTTGA
- a CDS encoding histidine phosphatase family protein, producing the protein MKIYLMRHTSVLLNGNEHCYGFTDVDVRDTFEEEAAAACARLKGLDPEAVFTSPLQRAAKLAAFCGYPDAIRDDRLKEMNFGDWEGKPWEEILDTTDIEAFFRRYIDEPVSGGESQREQFERVRDFILEKKAAGYRSILIFCHGGVINCARTLVGQCTLESAFASLPPFGSLTELIL; encoded by the coding sequence ATGAAAATATATCTGATGCGCCACACCTCGGTGCTGCTCAATGGCAATGAGCACTGCTACGGATTCACCGATGTGGACGTTCGAGACACCTTCGAAGAGGAGGCTGCGGCGGCTTGTGCCCGTCTCAAAGGCCTCGATCCCGAGGCGGTCTTTACCAGCCCTCTGCAGCGTGCGGCCAAGTTGGCGGCCTTTTGCGGCTATCCCGATGCCATCCGAGACGACCGGCTGAAGGAGATGAACTTCGGCGACTGGGAAGGCAAACCCTGGGAAGAAATTCTGGACACGACAGACATAGAAGCATTTTTCCGCCGCTACATAGACGAACCCGTATCCGGCGGCGAATCGCAACGAGAGCAGTTCGAACGCGTGCGGGACTTCATCCTGGAAAAGAAAGCTGCCGGTTATCGCTCCATCCTGATCTTCTGCCATGGCGGGGTGATCAATTGTGCCCGTACGCTGGTCGGACAATGCACGCTGGAGAGTGCCTTTGCCTCACTCCCTCCCTTCGGCTCTCTGACCGAATTGATCTTATAA
- the ybaK gene encoding Cys-tRNA(Pro) deacylase yields the protein MTGKMPKTNVARLLDAAHITYELIPYEPDERDLSAVHVAEQLGEDVRQVFKTLVLRGNKTGLLVCIVPGDEEVDLKLAARASDNKSVEMIRQSELLPLTGYIRGGCSPIGMKKAYPSYIHHTCMAFPYIYVSAGVRGLQLRIAPADLLAYTGAEPACLCGATTEEKSIINQTL from the coding sequence ATGACCGGAAAGATGCCCAAGACCAATGTGGCGCGCCTTCTGGATGCAGCGCATATAACGTACGAACTTATCCCCTACGAGCCGGACGAGAGAGACCTCTCGGCCGTCCATGTGGCAGAGCAGCTGGGCGAGGATGTCAGGCAGGTGTTCAAGACGCTGGTATTGCGAGGCAATAAGACCGGACTGCTCGTCTGCATCGTACCGGGCGATGAGGAGGTAGACCTCAAGCTGGCGGCACGGGCATCGGACAACAAAAGCGTGGAGATGATCAGACAGAGCGAGCTTCTTCCGCTCACGGGGTATATCCGTGGCGGCTGCTCACCCATCGGGATGAAAAAGGCTTATCCATCCTATATCCATCATACTTGCATGGCATTCCCTTATATATATGTCAGCGCGGGTGTGCGAGGTTTACAGCTTCGGATAGCACCGGCCGATCTCTTGGCATACACGGGAGCCGAACCGGCTTGCCTCTGCGGTGCTACGACAGAAGAAAAATCAATCATAAATCAAACCCTATAA